A genomic region of Palaemon carinicauda isolate YSFRI2023 chromosome 11, ASM3689809v2, whole genome shotgun sequence contains the following coding sequences:
- the LOC137649837 gene encoding protein Skeletor, isoforms B/C-like yields the protein MASCWKILCVLGILAVSSTNALYKGTHIGKFSTLHHDVVGDVYAIDNITIYVEGFSYDGEAPDAYFFAGNRTPEPSNRGFIIPDERGRTEVLGPYRNRNLVLRFPKTKKGQRSLNDVQWVSVWCRRFAIDFGHVKVPSNLELPQAQRASGLESDNPQLRSSSVMIADIDTFVVEDFSFDGTVPDAIFVMGSGNADASGSQVPDEKGSLNPLRKYNKKTLTLPIPAEVVGQSIQYFGVWSPSKGMLASVTFNPNTLLPPSMKSLQ from the exons ATGGCGTCGTGTTGGAAGATCCTCTGCGTCTTGG GTATTTTGGCGGTGAGCAGTACTAATGCGCTGTACAAAGGTACCCACATTGGGAAATTCTCCACCCTCCACCACGATGTTGTTGGTGATGTTTATGCCATCGACAACATCACTATATACGTTGAGGGCTTCAGTTATGACGGAGAAGCACCTG ATGCCTACTTCTTTGCTGGCAACAGGACTCCCGAGCCTAGCAATCGTGGTTTCATTATTCCAGATGAACGCGGAAG GACTGAGGTCTTGGGGCCTTACAGGAATAGGAATTTGGTTCTTAGATTCCCCAAGACGAAGAAAGGTCAGCGCTCCCTCAATGACGTGCAGTGGGTGTCTGTGTGGTGCAGGAGATTCGCT ATTGATTTCGGTCACGTGAAGGTCCCCAGCAACTTGGAACTGCCCCAAGCCCAGCGAGCTTCTGGACTGGAAAGTGACAACCCTCAGCTCAGGTCTTCTTCCGTCATGATTGCTGACATTGACACTTTTGTCGTTGAGGATTTCTCCTTTGACGGCACAGTCCCCG ACGCCATTTTTGTGATGGGTAGCGGAAATGCCGACGCCAGCGGTTCCCAAGTACCGGATGAAAAGGGCAGCCTGAACCCCTTGAGAAAATATAATAAGAAGACCCTCACTCTCCCCATCCCCGCCGAAGTCGTGGGCCAATCTATTCAGTACTTCGGAGTGTGGTCCCCCTCGAAGGGCATGCTGGCCTCCGTCACATTCAACCCCAACACCCTCCTGCCTCCTTCTATGAAATCATTGCAATAG